A window of the Malaclemys terrapin pileata isolate rMalTer1 chromosome 6, rMalTer1.hap1, whole genome shotgun sequence genome harbors these coding sequences:
- the GIN1 gene encoding gypsy retrotransposon integrase-like protein 1 isoform X1 encodes MSLKRETINQRAHEVGALGEGVLKQLGSPGELSLVSRSTQMDCSVLDLRRGCYKENLHPESRPTNPGSIMWNPNTRTWQTMVRSGKNGGLHLKQISYYKRTGEYHPTTLASERSGIRRAAKKFVFKENKLFYVGKDRKQMRLVIVSDEEKKRVLRKCHESAAGAHHGISRTLTLVESSYYWTSITNDVKQWVYACQHCQVAKNTAIIVPKLHPIKAEDPWTAVTIDLMGPFNTTRRNHMYVIMMTDLFTKWVVVLPLQDTSAVEIAKAIVSVFFLYGPLKKMVIDQAEEFVHQINRELFELFGMKQIVLSYPQTDDTNERTCKTIKTFLNKYCADHPNDWDDNLSAIAYAFNLTPMAPVENTPYFQMFNRNPYVSETSNVPQEAQEDNKCMFAKILEAIKQADRVLEERKATKCQIVKNSIDEHQTGNKVNIRRKPKQVNPFHLKVGHEVLRQRKNWWKDGRFQSEWVGPCIIDYITDNGCAILRDTTGSRLKRPIKMSHLKPYVRRSNGQDNHCFLQGAIVVDHDYVGLSESLYGLCPQDTIAEGEVNTLAANNLLPPPCKDGEPSERKSRSEFTEDHSILPANSNPEQWSSACWTLQTKLEDT; translated from the exons ATGTCTCTGAAGAGAGAAACTATAAACCAAAGAGCCCATGAGGTTGGAGCTCTAGGAGAGGGTGTGCTTAAGCAACTGGGGAGTCCGGGAGAGCTCTCACTAGTCTCAAGATCTACGCAGATGGACTGCAGTGTCTTAGATCTCAGGAGGGGGTGCTACAAAGAGAATCTGCACCCTGAGAGTCGTCCTACAAACCCAGGGTCCATCATGTGGAACCCAAACACAAGAACGTG GCAAACAATGGTTCGTAGTGGAAAGAATGGTGGGCTCCATCTGAAACAAATCTCCTATTACAAACGAACAGGAGAATATCATCCAACTACGTTAGCAAGTGAGAGAAGTGGAATAAGAAGAGCAGCcaaaaaatttgttttcaaaG aaaaTAAGTTGTTCTATGTGGGAAAAGACAGGAAACAGATGCGTTTGGTAATTGTTTCAGATGAGGAGAAGAAGAGAGTGCTACGCAAATGCCATGAAAGTGCTGCAGGTGCTCATCATGGCATATCGAGGACTCTGACTCTGGTGGAGTCTAGTTACTACTGGACTTCCATAACAAATGACGTCAAACAATGG GTGTATGCTTGCCAGCATTGCCAGGTGGCAAAGAATACAGCAATCATAGTACCCAAATTACACCCTATCAAAGCAGAGGATCCATGGACTGCAGTCACAATAGACCTAATGGGACCTTTTAATACCACCCGCAGAAACCATATGTATGTCATAATGATGACAGATTTGTTCACAAAATGGGTGGTGGTTCTGCCACTACAAGACACTTCAGCGGTAGAAATTGCTAAGGCAATTGTCAGTGTGTTTTTCTTGTATGGACCGCTTAAAAAAATGGTTATTGATCAAGCAGAAGAGTTTGTTCATCAG ATCAACAGAGAACTATTTGAGCTCTTTGGAATGAAACAAATAgtattgtcctatcctcagacagATGACACAAATGAAAGAACATGCAAGACAATCAAGACTTTCCTGAACAAGTACTGTGCAGACCACCCCAATGACTGGGATGATAATTTATCTGCCATTGCATATGCTTTTAACTTGACTCCCATG GCGCCAGTCGAAAACACACCATATTTCCAAATGTTTAATCGTAACCCTTATGTGTCTGAGACTTCAAATGTACCGCAGGAAGCACAAGAGGATAATAAATGTATGTTTGCCAAAATCCTTGAAGCAATTAAACAGGCTGATCGAGTATTGGAGGAAAGGAAAGCTACAAAATGCCAG ATTGTGAAAAATAGTATTGATGAACATCAAACTGGAAACAAGGTCAATATTAGAAGGAAGCCAAAGCAAGTAAATCCATTTCATCTTAAAGTTGGACATGAAGTGCTTAGACAAAGGAAAAACTGGTGGAAAGATGGCCGTTTCCAATCAGAGTGGGTTGGTCCCTGTATTATAGACTACATCACAGATAATGGATGTGCAATACTAAGAGATACCACAGGATCCAGACTAAAAAGACCCATCAAAATGTCTCACCTTAAGCCATACGTAAGAAGATCCAATGGACAAG ACAACCATTGTTTCTTACAAGGTGCAATAGTGGTTGACCATGACTACGTTGGCTTATCGGAAAGTTTGTATGGGCTATGCCCACAAGATACCATTGCCGAAGGGGAAGTAAATACCCTTGCAGCAAACAATCTGCTGCCTCCACCCTGCAAAGATGGTGAACCATCAGAACGTAAAAGTCGGTCTGAGTTTACTGAAGATCATAGCATTCTGCCAGCTAACTCAAATCCAGAACAATGGTCTTCAGCCTGTTGGACTCTTCAAACCAAGCTAGAGGATACTTAA
- the GIN1 gene encoding gypsy retrotransposon integrase-like protein 1 isoform X2 produces MVRSGKNGGLHLKQISYYKRTGEYHPTTLASERSGIRRAAKKFVFKENKLFYVGKDRKQMRLVIVSDEEKKRVLRKCHESAAGAHHGISRTLTLVESSYYWTSITNDVKQWVYACQHCQVAKNTAIIVPKLHPIKAEDPWTAVTIDLMGPFNTTRRNHMYVIMMTDLFTKWVVVLPLQDTSAVEIAKAIVSVFFLYGPLKKMVIDQAEEFVHQINRELFELFGMKQIVLSYPQTDDTNERTCKTIKTFLNKYCADHPNDWDDNLSAIAYAFNLTPMAPVENTPYFQMFNRNPYVSETSNVPQEAQEDNKCMFAKILEAIKQADRVLEERKATKCQIVKNSIDEHQTGNKVNIRRKPKQVNPFHLKVGHEVLRQRKNWWKDGRFQSEWVGPCIIDYITDNGCAILRDTTGSRLKRPIKMSHLKPYVRRSNGQDNHCFLQGAIVVDHDYVGLSESLYGLCPQDTIAEGEVNTLAANNLLPPPCKDGEPSERKSRSEFTEDHSILPANSNPEQWSSACWTLQTKLEDT; encoded by the exons ATGGTTCGTAGTGGAAAGAATGGTGGGCTCCATCTGAAACAAATCTCCTATTACAAACGAACAGGAGAATATCATCCAACTACGTTAGCAAGTGAGAGAAGTGGAATAAGAAGAGCAGCcaaaaaatttgttttcaaaG aaaaTAAGTTGTTCTATGTGGGAAAAGACAGGAAACAGATGCGTTTGGTAATTGTTTCAGATGAGGAGAAGAAGAGAGTGCTACGCAAATGCCATGAAAGTGCTGCAGGTGCTCATCATGGCATATCGAGGACTCTGACTCTGGTGGAGTCTAGTTACTACTGGACTTCCATAACAAATGACGTCAAACAATGG GTGTATGCTTGCCAGCATTGCCAGGTGGCAAAGAATACAGCAATCATAGTACCCAAATTACACCCTATCAAAGCAGAGGATCCATGGACTGCAGTCACAATAGACCTAATGGGACCTTTTAATACCACCCGCAGAAACCATATGTATGTCATAATGATGACAGATTTGTTCACAAAATGGGTGGTGGTTCTGCCACTACAAGACACTTCAGCGGTAGAAATTGCTAAGGCAATTGTCAGTGTGTTTTTCTTGTATGGACCGCTTAAAAAAATGGTTATTGATCAAGCAGAAGAGTTTGTTCATCAG ATCAACAGAGAACTATTTGAGCTCTTTGGAATGAAACAAATAgtattgtcctatcctcagacagATGACACAAATGAAAGAACATGCAAGACAATCAAGACTTTCCTGAACAAGTACTGTGCAGACCACCCCAATGACTGGGATGATAATTTATCTGCCATTGCATATGCTTTTAACTTGACTCCCATG GCGCCAGTCGAAAACACACCATATTTCCAAATGTTTAATCGTAACCCTTATGTGTCTGAGACTTCAAATGTACCGCAGGAAGCACAAGAGGATAATAAATGTATGTTTGCCAAAATCCTTGAAGCAATTAAACAGGCTGATCGAGTATTGGAGGAAAGGAAAGCTACAAAATGCCAG ATTGTGAAAAATAGTATTGATGAACATCAAACTGGAAACAAGGTCAATATTAGAAGGAAGCCAAAGCAAGTAAATCCATTTCATCTTAAAGTTGGACATGAAGTGCTTAGACAAAGGAAAAACTGGTGGAAAGATGGCCGTTTCCAATCAGAGTGGGTTGGTCCCTGTATTATAGACTACATCACAGATAATGGATGTGCAATACTAAGAGATACCACAGGATCCAGACTAAAAAGACCCATCAAAATGTCTCACCTTAAGCCATACGTAAGAAGATCCAATGGACAAG ACAACCATTGTTTCTTACAAGGTGCAATAGTGGTTGACCATGACTACGTTGGCTTATCGGAAAGTTTGTATGGGCTATGCCCACAAGATACCATTGCCGAAGGGGAAGTAAATACCCTTGCAGCAAACAATCTGCTGCCTCCACCCTGCAAAGATGGTGAACCATCAGAACGTAAAAGTCGGTCTGAGTTTACTGAAGATCATAGCATTCTGCCAGCTAACTCAAATCCAGAACAATGGTCTTCAGCCTGTTGGACTCTTCAAACCAAGCTAGAGGATACTTAA